The Streptococcus viridans genome contains the following window.
CGGTTTCAATGGTAGATTCGTCAATTTCATGCTTGGCTAAGTAGTCGCGAACTTCGCAGCCTGTACGGGCTTTAAAGGAAAGGTGGTAGAGAGCTAAATTTTTAGCATGGGAGAGCTGGGCATAGGTTTGAATTTCCTTGAGTTCTTCCTGGCTAATTTCCTTGTCTCGTGAGAGCATGAAACGGACGATGGTGTCTTCTGTAATGTAGAGGGATTGGGCTTGATCCAGCTCTAGAAGGTAGAGACGTTTTTTCTTTTCTAATTTGGTGATTTTCATAGGATTCCTGTTTCGTTTGAGTTTTATTGCAGTATATAATCAGTCTTTCTCTCTATATTATTCGTATTCTTATTGAGAAATGGCCTGTAATTCCTTGTTTTTCTTTTCAATTTTATCATATTCTAAACGAATGAGAAACTACATGGTATAATAGACATATGAATCTAAAAGTTAAACAAAGAATTCCCTTAAAAATCAAGCGAATGGGAATTAATGGAGAAGGGATTGGTTTTTACAAGAAGACCTTGGTCTTTGTGCCTGGGGCCTTAAAGGGTGAAGATGTCTTTTGCCAAATTACTGCGATTCGGAAGAACTTTGCAGAAGCCAAGCTCTTGTCCGTCAACAAGGCTTCCAAGTATCGGGTAACGCCAACCTGTGATATTTACGAGACCTGTGGGGGCTGCCAGATCATGCATCTGAAGTATAGTAAGCAGTTGGAGTTCAAAACGGACTTGATGCAGCAGGCCTTGAAGAAATATGCTCCTACCGGCTATGAAAATTATCTAATCCATCCGACGCTTGGGATGGAAAAATCTCAGTATTATCGGGCTAAACTCCAATTTCAGACGCGTAAATTTAAGGGGAAGGTCAAGGCTGGTTTATACGCCCAAAATTCCCATTATTTGGTGGAATTAAGGGACTGTCTGGTCCAGGATCCGGTCATTCAGGAAATCGCCAATCATGTAGCGGAGTTATTGACCTACTACCAGATTCCGATTTCAGATGATCGGAAGCAATTGGGAGTTCGAACCATCATGGTGCGTCGGGCTCGTAAGACTGGACAGGTCCAAATGATTGTGGTGACGAGTCGGCAACTCAATTTAACAGACTTAGTCGCGGATTTGGTAGAAAAACACCCTGAAATTGTGACGGTGGCAGTCAATCTGAATACCTCCAAATCTAGCGAGATCTATGGAGAGAAGACGCAGATTATTTGGGGGCAGGAGACTATCCGAGAAGGGGTCTTGGATTATGAATTTTCCTTGTCTCCTCGGGCCTTTTACCAGTTAAATCCTGAGCAGACCGAAGTCCTCTATAGTGAAGCTGTCAAGGCCTTGGATGTGTCACCAGAGGACCATTTGATTGATGCCTACTGCGGGGTTGGGACCATTGGTTTTGCCTTTGCGGACAAGGTCAAGAGTGTCCGGGGAATGGACATTATCCCTGAAGCGATTGAGGATGCCAAATACAATGCGAAGCAGATGGGATTTGATAATACCCATTATGAAGCTGGGACGGCTGAGGAAATCATCCCTCGTTGGTACAAAGAAGGTTATCGAGCAGATGCAGTCATTGTGGATCCACCTCGGACAGGGTTGGGAGTTCAATTGATTGACACCTTGTTGCGCTATGCCCCTCAAAAGATGGTCTACGTTTCTTGTAATGTTTCCACCCTAGCGCGAGACCTCGTGGATTTGACCAAGGTCTATGATGTCGTCTACATCCAGTCTGTGGATATGTTTCCCCATACAGCTCGGACAGAGGCTGTGGTGAAATTGGTCAAGAAAGCTTAATAGAACAGGGATTAACAATGGATATTTGGCAAATCATGTATGAAAAGGCCAATCAGAGGACTGAGAATCTCTCCCAGGAGGAGTCTTAGTTTCCCAGGAGCTCAGATGAGAGAAGAAATGTGAGAGTGAGAAATGGATAATAAAATTGATGTATCGATTCCAGTTGCTCAAGTCATTGATCAACATCCGGAAGTATTGGATTTGTTGGTGGAATTGGGCTTTAAACCCTTAGCCAATCCAATCATGCGCAATACAGTTGGGCGCAAGGTTTCCTTAAAACAAGGATCAAAATTAGAAGGCACGCCTATGGAGAAGATTGTGCGAACGATAGAGGCCAATGGCTATGAAGTAGTGGGGCTAGACTAATGAGTGATGAACGAATTCATGTTTTGAGAGACATCTTATTAGAGCTACATCATGGAGCTTCTCCTGAGTCGGTCCAAGAGCGCTTTGATGCGACCTTTAGCGGGGTGTCTGCGATTGAGATTTCCCTCATGGAGCATGAACTGATGAACTCCGATGCAGGCATCACCTTTGAGGATGTCATGGAGCTGTGCGATGTCCATGCTAATCTCTTTAAGAACGCTGTACAAGGAGTCGAAGTGGCAGATACAGACCATCCAGGTCACCCGGTTCAAATATTTAAACAGGAGAACCTGGCCCTTCGGGCTGCTATGATGCGGGTCCGTCGCTTGCTGGATAATTATGAGACGACGGAGGATCCTGAGATGATCCAGGAGATTCAGAAAGGCTTGTTACGTCAGCTAGGCTTGGTGGGTCAGTTTGATCGGCATTACCGTCGCAAGGAAGAGTTGATGTTTCCCATTATGGAGCGCTATGGGCATGATTCTCCTCCTAAAGTCATGTGGGGAGTGGATGACCAGATTCGAGAACTCTTTGCGAGAGCTTTGGATGCAGCCAAGGAATTACCAGATTCTAGTATTTCTGAAGTCAAAGAGCGCTTTGAAGCCTTTGCGCAAGAGTTTGAGGCTATGATCTTCAAGGAAGAGTCCATCCTCTTGATGATTTTACTGGAGGCCTTTACTCAGGATGATTGGCTATCTATCGCAGAAGAAAGTGATGCCTATGGTTATGCCATTATCATTCCGAGTGAGAAATGGGTGCCGAAACGTGTGGACTTCAAGGAAGAAGGACCAATAGAGACAGAAGGTTCAGGTGAAGCCCTTCCTTCTTCAAATGGAAGCGAGCAACGTCAGGTCATTGAGACTCCTGAGGGACAACTGACCATTACCTTCAGGCCTAAGAAAAAGGAAGAGAGTTTCGATCGCCAACAGCAACAAGCTTTTGGGCATGGCTTTCTCTCTGTGGAGCAGGCCAACTTGATCTTGAACCATCTACCGATGGAGATCACCTTTGTCAATAAGGATGATATTTTCCAATATTACAATGATGCAGCGCCTTTTGAGGAGATGATCTTCAAACGGACGCCGTCGCAGGTAGGACGCAATGTCGAATTGTGTCACCCTCCGAAATACTTGGAGAAGGTCAAAGCCATCATGCAGGGGCTTCGAGAAGGGAAAAAAGAAAAGTACGAAATGTGGTTCAAATCAGAATCACGTGGGAAATTTGTCCATGTGACCTATGCAGCAGTGCGCGATGAAGCGGGAGAATTTCAAGGTGTCTTGGAATATGTCCAGGATATCCAACCCTATCGGGAGATCGATAGTGAATTTTATAGAGGATTGGAGTAAGAATGAGCTACGAAAAAGAATTTATGAAAGAATTTGAGGCTTGGATCAAGACCCAGGTCATGATCAATGAGATGGCCCTGACAGAAAGCAAGAAGGTCTATGAAGAGGATCAGGACAAGAGGGCCAAGGAGGCTATGATCCGCTATGAGAGTCGCTTGGATGCCTATCAATTCCTTCAAGGGAAGTTTGCTAACTACCACGAGGGGAAAGGTTTCCACGATCTTCCAGATGGCTTGTTTGGAGAGAGAACCTATTAAAGGCTCTCTGTGAAGGCCTTTGACTGGCTGGATTTGGCTGAAAATAGTGCAATGACTTGATTTTTCGAGGGATTGTGTTACAATAAAAAAGTTGAACAGACGTCAACGAATTATCGAAAGTAATATTGGTGATGAAACCTTGTTGCCTTAGGGATTGATCACTGGATACGTAGGAGGAAAAATGGCAAAGAAGAACGTTAACCGTGCGAAACAATACAAACATCAAAATAGACATCTTTTGAAAAAAGCTGTCGCAACTGTAGCAGCAGCTGTTAAAGAAGCACCTAAGAAGGTTGAGAAAGTAGCAAAAGCAGTGGCGAAAGAAGTGAAACAAGCAGCTTCTTCAGTGGAAGAATTTGCTGCAAGCTTGGAAGGTGTAGCCCTTGATCGTGCGCAAACATTCTATGATGAAGGTATTCGCTCTGTTGCGGACTTCGCAAACTGGACAGAAAAAGAGTTGTTGGCCCTTAAAGGAATCGGCCCAGCAACCATCAAAAAATTGCAAGAGCTTGGAGTCAAGTTCAAATAATTGCTTTTGTGATTTCTTGCTATTTCCAGGAAAACTTGATAAAATGAACTTGTTAGAGGTGTTTTGAATCCCACATTTTACAGAAAGTGGCGGTGCTGAGAAGTCCACAAATGTGTCAAAACTGGTAGCTAATGGATGAAATTAAAAAATGAAATATAAATGTTTTTGTTTCCTTTTAGGGCTAGGCAGCGAGTTGCAGGCTGTACTTAAGTACGCCAAAACGAGCTAACGACGTCGTAAAAGAGAAACAAGAAGATTAAAGTTGCGGGCAACAGCCCGAAATTGGGTGGTACCGCGGATAAACACATTCGTCCCTGTCAGATTGATGACAGGGGCGATTTTTCTTTTACCCCCCTAGCCCTAGCTGAAGGAGCTTGTCATGAAACAATCTTTTAAAACCAGCAAACTCTACTATGGTTTTCCGATTTTCATCTTGGGGTATCAGGACCTGAACTTTGGGCACAATATCACGACCTGTAGTTCCTCTTATAGCCTTGGAGATTGGCTCGTCATCGGAGTTGGTGCTGAGGAAAATGCAGCTGACCAGATTAAGCATTATCAACAGTTCAGCGTGAACATCCCTGATGAAAACTTTATGCTTGAGATGGAGCAGGCTGGCTTTATCAGCCATCGGGAGAAATTGAAACACCTGGGGCTTGACTATGAGATTTCTGAACTGACCCAGGCACCGATTTTGGAGGCCTGTCCAGTCGCATTGGATTGCCAGGTAGATCGGATTATCGAGGAAGATGGCATCTGTCATATCTTTGCCAAGATTCTCGAGCGACTGGCTGACCCAGAACTCTTGGATGACAAAGGGCATTTTATAAATGACCGTTTTGCGCCGACTTACTTTATGGGGGACGGCCATCAGCGCGTTTACCGTTATCTAGATAACCGAGTCGATCCCATGGGGAGCTTTATCAAGAAAGCGAGGAAAAAGAATGACAAGAGCTGAACTGCCAGAACGAATCGAAACGGAGCGCTTGATCTTACGAGTCCGTACCGTTGCGGATGCCGAGGATATCCATGCTTATGCTAGTCTTCCAGAAGTCTCTTACCCCGCAGGTTTTCCACCCGTCAAGACCTTGGAAGATGAGATTTATTACCTAGAACATATTCTTCCTGAACGCAATCAAAAGGAAAATCTCCCAGCAGGCTACGGCATTGTGGTCAAAGGGACGGATAAAGTCATTGGCTCTGTTGATTTCAACCATCGCCACGAAGACGATGTGTTGGAGATTGGATATACCTTGCACCCAGACTATTGGGGCCGAGGTTATGTGCCTGAAGCAGCGCGTGTTTTGATTGGTTTAGCTTTTAAAGAACTGGAGCTTCATAAGATAGAATTGTCTTGCTTTGGCTACAATCTCCAAAGTCAACGAGTCGCTGAGAAGCTTGGTTTCACCCTTGAAGCTCGCATAAGAGACCGCAAGGATGCCCAAGGAAACCGCTGTGACGATTTGAGATATGGCTTGCTGAAGAGTGAGTGGGAAGGTAGAAGTTGCTAGTTGAACTGTTTAGAATTTATGAATAGTTGGGATTTATTGAAGAATTTTGAAAGTGAGGTGAGAAAAAATTGGGGACAAGTCAGGTTATTACTCTACTCAGTGGAGCTGGTATAGGAGCTGTCTTGAGTGCAATTTTAGTTTTTGTCTCTAATAATAAGTCACGAAGTTTAGACTATATGAGCGAGGAACACCTTTATTATCGAAACAACTTAAGGACAATTATAAAAGAGTTGTATTCGTTTAATGATCTTCAAAAACCATTGAATGAACTAAAGTTGTTATTGGATG
Protein-coding sequences here:
- the rlmD gene encoding 23S rRNA (uracil(1939)-C(5))-methyltransferase RlmD → MNLKVKQRIPLKIKRMGINGEGIGFYKKTLVFVPGALKGEDVFCQITAIRKNFAEAKLLSVNKASKYRVTPTCDIYETCGGCQIMHLKYSKQLEFKTDLMQQALKKYAPTGYENYLIHPTLGMEKSQYYRAKLQFQTRKFKGKVKAGLYAQNSHYLVELRDCLVQDPVIQEIANHVAELLTYYQIPISDDRKQLGVRTIMVRRARKTGQVQMIVVTSRQLNLTDLVADLVEKHPEIVTVAVNLNTSKSSEIYGEKTQIIWGQETIREGVLDYEFSLSPRAFYQLNPEQTEVLYSEAVKALDVSPEDHLIDAYCGVGTIGFAFADKVKSVRGMDIIPEAIEDAKYNAKQMGFDNTHYEAGTAEEIIPRWYKEGYRADAVIVDPPRTGLGVQLIDTLLRYAPQKMVYVSCNVSTLARDLVDLTKVYDVVYIQSVDMFPHTARTEAVVKLVKKA
- a CDS encoding DUF1858 domain-containing protein, with protein sequence MDNKIDVSIPVAQVIDQHPEVLDLLVELGFKPLANPIMRNTVGRKVSLKQGSKLEGTPMEKIVRTIEANGYEVVGLD
- a CDS encoding DUF438 domain-containing protein, with the translated sequence MSDERIHVLRDILLELHHGASPESVQERFDATFSGVSAIEISLMEHELMNSDAGITFEDVMELCDVHANLFKNAVQGVEVADTDHPGHPVQIFKQENLALRAAMMRVRRLLDNYETTEDPEMIQEIQKGLLRQLGLVGQFDRHYRRKEELMFPIMERYGHDSPPKVMWGVDDQIRELFARALDAAKELPDSSISEVKERFEAFAQEFEAMIFKEESILLMILLEAFTQDDWLSIAEESDAYGYAIIIPSEKWVPKRVDFKEEGPIETEGSGEALPSSNGSEQRQVIETPEGQLTITFRPKKKEESFDRQQQQAFGHGFLSVEQANLILNHLPMEITFVNKDDIFQYYNDAAPFEEMIFKRTPSQVGRNVELCHPPKYLEKVKAIMQGLREGKKEKYEMWFKSESRGKFVHVTYAAVRDEAGEFQGVLEYVQDIQPYREIDSEFYRGLE
- a CDS encoding DUF1912 family protein; this encodes MSYEKEFMKEFEAWIKTQVMINEMALTESKKVYEEDQDKRAKEAMIRYESRLDAYQFLQGKFANYHEGKGFHDLPDGLFGERTY
- a CDS encoding helix-hairpin-helix domain-containing protein, translated to MAKKNVNRAKQYKHQNRHLLKKAVATVAAAVKEAPKKVEKVAKAVAKEVKQAASSVEEFAASLEGVALDRAQTFYDEGIRSVADFANWTEKELLALKGIGPATIKKLQELGVKFK
- a CDS encoding flavin reductase family protein; translation: MKQSFKTSKLYYGFPIFILGYQDLNFGHNITTCSSSYSLGDWLVIGVGAEENAADQIKHYQQFSVNIPDENFMLEMEQAGFISHREKLKHLGLDYEISELTQAPILEACPVALDCQVDRIIEEDGICHIFAKILERLADPELLDDKGHFINDRFAPTYFMGDGHQRVYRYLDNRVDPMGSFIKKARKKNDKS
- a CDS encoding GNAT family N-acetyltransferase, yielding MTRAELPERIETERLILRVRTVADAEDIHAYASLPEVSYPAGFPPVKTLEDEIYYLEHILPERNQKENLPAGYGIVVKGTDKVIGSVDFNHRHEDDVLEIGYTLHPDYWGRGYVPEAARVLIGLAFKELELHKIELSCFGYNLQSQRVAEKLGFTLEARIRDRKDAQGNRCDDLRYGLLKSEWEGRSC